One window of the Chryseotalea sp. WA131a genome contains the following:
- a CDS encoding choice-of-anchor J domain-containing protein: MNKFLRASALICCLITTLVSKNWGQVILTTSPYTQDFNSISSGLPTGWTVRTGSTGSALGATATLVTTATSWSTSAGNFRNGAAASGLTSASIAADQNNSTNRALAVRQTGAFGDPGAAFVLQLANTSGLTNFQLSFKLQSLDGSADGRTSTWRVDYGFGATPSSFTSVTTSPASLTTVLAAGGASWGSTDVSVNFGTALDNTANDVWIRVTTITPSTGSGSRPTTAIDDVQLSFTAGDLMPPSFSSTYPKISTLSSSSFDLVTSLSEPGKTFFVVLPNNASAPSSTQVKNGQDGAGTPLGAGLFGTINITNATTDYSASVIGLASATDYDVYVVAKDLIPNLQATPVKLDVLTNTAGDITPPTFTATYPNVNTVSATSFTVRTNLDEAGKTYFVVLPAGATAPSSVRVKAGQNGNGVAVALNLAGTINVMSAATEFTSAVSGLSPSTGYDVYIVAEDNVPNLQIIPTKISVVTSAQYLEDFNACDGTASFSQFSKTGAQVWGCTDFGRNATKGIRMNGFSGTAQLNEDWLISPVTSLGANSTLSFYSQFSFAGPSLQLKISNNFSGTGDPSSATWTDLNGNFPTAAVPSTSTSLADWTLSTVDLSAYSSQNVYVAFVYTSSTGTNTAARWTLDDISFSNAAASYLEASPSSLSFNAGATVKSYSLRGFNLSNNVTVNAPSNFTVSKDNTTFSGSISYTPAEIASAQNVFVKFDAPAGANTFTGTITNTSTGVSTKNISCRGTDKSQTLDITTYNLEFFGTDVKDTGGAEFGPIDDALQVSNVITVLQNIGADIFAVQEVADDAAFNQLVSNISGFSGMLANRWSYSFDPPDANFPPQKIGFIYNSSTVQLVSSRVMFTQLYDAVRAGNTGLLPGYPTTASSFWSSGRLPFMATFDVTVAGVTKRVRVVNIHAKSGSATGDYNRRKYDVKVLHDSLIANYANDNIILLGDYNDDVDVSIGAPTNPESTYKVFVDNTTNFNSLTLPISQTGASSFPSSSSFLDHLTTSNELTNSYVSNSIIVEDPRTYISNYVNTTSDHLPVSARFVITKEDQTITFPLIADKNVGDAPFTFALPTATSGLAVTVTPNSKITISGNQITLVSAGKASIVASQVGNGNYNAATSVTREFCIKPTKPSVTVAFASGAATLTSNAANGNQWYFNGAAITGATNNSYTATNAGTYKVQVTIDNCLSDFSNDTPVVITGDLTKGNASISLYPNPTAGILFIAGLEPETNECSIVDLLGRPIMMNLEKSGDLHRLTTESLADGVYMLNVKQSSSVLQLKFVKKN; encoded by the coding sequence ATGAATAAATTTCTACGAGCGAGTGCGCTGATTTGTTGTCTAATAACAACATTGGTTTCAAAAAACTGGGGTCAAGTAATTTTAACAACTTCTCCCTACACACAGGATTTCAATAGCATCTCTTCGGGGCTACCAACAGGATGGACAGTCAGAACCGGTTCAACGGGAAGTGCCTTGGGGGCTACTGCCACTTTGGTTACTACCGCTACATCTTGGAGCACCTCTGCAGGCAATTTTAGAAATGGAGCGGCCGCGAGTGGGTTAACGTCAGCGTCTATTGCTGCTGATCAAAACAATTCGACAAATAGGGCACTTGCCGTTCGCCAGACGGGAGCATTTGGCGACCCAGGAGCTGCGTTCGTGCTGCAACTTGCAAACACCTCAGGCCTTACCAACTTTCAATTAAGTTTCAAGCTGCAATCCTTGGATGGAAGTGCAGACGGAAGAACTTCCACGTGGCGTGTGGACTATGGTTTTGGGGCAACACCCTCATCCTTTACTTCGGTAACTACCTCCCCAGCATCATTGACAACCGTACTGGCAGCTGGGGGTGCTAGTTGGGGAAGCACAGACGTGAGTGTCAATTTTGGGACTGCCTTGGACAACACTGCGAACGATGTTTGGATTCGTGTAACAACCATCACACCTTCTACCGGTAGTGGATCTAGACCCACTACCGCTATTGATGATGTTCAACTATCTTTCACAGCAGGCGATTTAATGCCCCCTTCCTTTAGCTCTACTTACCCAAAAATATCAACCTTATCTTCCTCAAGCTTTGATCTTGTCACGAGCCTAAGCGAACCTGGCAAAACCTTTTTTGTCGTGTTGCCAAATAATGCTTCAGCGCCTTCTTCCACACAAGTAAAAAATGGACAAGATGGAGCCGGGACACCCCTGGGTGCTGGATTATTTGGAACAATTAACATAACGAACGCTACCACCGACTATAGCGCTAGCGTTATTGGCTTAGCATCTGCCACAGACTATGATGTGTATGTAGTGGCCAAAGATCTGATACCTAATTTGCAAGCGACACCAGTAAAATTAGATGTGCTAACCAATACGGCTGGTGATATAACTCCTCCAACCTTTACCGCCACCTATCCAAACGTCAACACTGTTTCTGCTACTTCATTCACTGTTCGTACAAATTTGGATGAAGCGGGAAAAACTTATTTTGTAGTGTTGCCTGCTGGCGCCACGGCACCTTCATCTGTGCGTGTAAAAGCGGGGCAAAATGGAAATGGTGTAGCCGTTGCATTGAACTTGGCAGGAACTATCAACGTGATGTCAGCCGCTACTGAGTTTACTTCCGCGGTAAGCGGACTAAGCCCTTCCACTGGCTATGATGTTTACATTGTAGCGGAAGACAATGTGCCTAATCTTCAAATCATTCCAACCAAAATAAGCGTAGTTACCTCTGCACAATATTTGGAGGACTTTAATGCGTGTGACGGCACCGCATCTTTCTCACAATTCAGCAAAACAGGCGCGCAGGTTTGGGGTTGTACGGATTTCGGAAGAAATGCAACCAAAGGCATCCGCATGAACGGATTTTCAGGGACTGCACAATTAAATGAAGACTGGTTGATTTCGCCCGTTACGAGCCTAGGAGCCAACTCAACCCTTTCGTTCTATTCGCAATTCTCCTTTGCAGGCCCATCTCTTCAGCTAAAAATCTCCAATAATTTTTCTGGCACTGGGGATCCATCATCAGCTACATGGACTGATTTGAATGGAAACTTCCCAACCGCAGCCGTGCCATCAACTAGTACCTCGTTGGCTGATTGGACTTTGAGTACCGTTGATTTATCCGCTTATTCATCGCAAAATGTTTATGTAGCATTCGTTTATACTTCGTCCACAGGCACGAACACCGCTGCCCGCTGGACACTGGACGATATTAGCTTCAGCAATGCGGCAGCCAGCTATTTAGAGGCTTCACCCTCCTCATTATCATTTAATGCCGGAGCAACGGTGAAAAGTTATTCGCTACGAGGATTCAACCTATCGAACAACGTTACCGTCAACGCGCCCAGTAATTTTACTGTATCGAAAGACAACACTACTTTTTCAGGTTCCATTTCGTATACACCCGCAGAAATTGCTTCAGCCCAAAATGTTTTTGTCAAGTTTGATGCTCCCGCTGGCGCAAACACATTCACAGGAACAATTACAAACACTTCCACTGGAGTTTCTACCAAGAATATTTCTTGTCGAGGGACGGACAAGTCACAGACACTAGATATCACCACGTACAATTTAGAATTCTTTGGTACAGACGTGAAGGATACGGGTGGAGCGGAATTCGGGCCGATTGATGATGCCTTGCAGGTTTCCAATGTTATTACTGTGCTCCAGAATATCGGTGCAGATATTTTTGCTGTGCAAGAAGTAGCCGATGATGCAGCTTTCAATCAACTTGTGAGCAACATTTCTGGCTTTAGTGGAATGCTGGCTAACAGGTGGTCCTACTCTTTTGATCCGCCTGATGCCAATTTTCCTCCCCAAAAAATTGGGTTTATCTACAATAGTTCGACCGTTCAACTGGTGAGTTCCAGAGTCATGTTTACCCAACTTTACGATGCGGTTAGAGCAGGGAACACAGGTTTATTGCCTGGCTACCCAACTACCGCCTCCAGCTTTTGGTCGTCAGGAAGATTACCTTTTATGGCCACATTTGATGTTACTGTTGCAGGCGTCACAAAGAGAGTGAGGGTGGTTAATATTCATGCAAAATCTGGGTCGGCTACGGGAGATTATAACCGAAGAAAATACGATGTAAAAGTGTTGCACGATTCGCTGATCGCAAACTATGCGAATGACAACATTATTTTGTTAGGTGATTACAACGATGATGTAGATGTTTCTATTGGCGCGCCCACCAATCCTGAATCGACCTATAAAGTCTTTGTTGATAACACGACTAATTTCAATTCGCTTACGTTGCCCATTAGCCAGACAGGAGCTTCTAGCTTCCCCAGTTCGAGTAGCTTTTTGGATCATCTTACTACTTCCAATGAACTGACGAATTCATATGTAAGTAATTCCATCATTGTAGAAGATCCAAGGACCTACATTTCCAATTACGTGAATACTACATCTGATCACTTACCGGTGTCAGCAAGATTCGTGATCACGAAAGAAGATCAAACGATCACTTTCCCATTAATAGCGGACAAGAATGTGGGCGATGCTCCGTTTACCTTTGCTCTTCCTACGGCTACGTCTGGGCTAGCTGTGACAGTAACACCAAATTCAAAAATTACTATTAGCGGAAATCAAATCACTCTTGTTAGTGCTGGTAAAGCAAGCATTGTGGCCAGCCAGGTGGGCAATGGAAACTACAACGCGGCCACATCCGTGACCAGAGAATTTTGCATCAAACCCACTAAGCCAAGTGTGACGGTCGCATTTGCATCGGGTGCAGCCACGCTTACTTCCAACGCTGCAAATGGAAATCAGTGGTATTTTAATGGTGCCGCCATCACGGGCGCCACCAATAATTCCTATACAGCTACCAACGCAGGCACTTACAAAGTGCAAGTAACCATCGATAACTGCTTGAGCGATTTTTCAAATGATACTCCTGTTGTGATTACTGGCGATTTGACAAAGGGCAATGCCTCTATTTCACTTTACCCTAACCCAACTGCAGGCATTTTATTCATTGCAGGGTTAGAGCCCGAAACAAATGAATGTTCGATCGTTGATTTACTTGGACGACCGATAATGATGAACTTGGAAAAATCAGGTGACCTACATCGATTAACCACAGAAAGCCTGGCTGACGGAGTTTACATGCTGAATGTGAAACAAAGCAGCTCAGTACTTCAACTGAAATTTGTAAAAAAGAATTAG
- a CDS encoding 6,7-dimethyl-8-ribityllumazine synthase produces the protein MAGILKSVSGKSKLNLSNKKFAIVVADWNEDVTEPLFEGAYHALIKMGAKKSNIIRKNVPGSFELPLAAQWEAEKKDIVAVICLGCVIQGDTPHFDYVCQGVSYGIMKVNLKTNKPVAFGVLTTLTKKQAMERAGGKLGNKGEEAAVTVVKMLETK, from the coding sequence ATGGCAGGTATCCTAAAATCGGTTTCAGGAAAAAGCAAACTCAATCTTTCCAATAAAAAGTTCGCCATTGTTGTGGCAGATTGGAATGAAGACGTTACTGAACCTTTATTCGAAGGTGCCTATCATGCCCTTATCAAAATGGGCGCAAAGAAGTCAAACATCATCCGCAAAAATGTGCCTGGCAGTTTTGAGTTGCCCTTGGCTGCGCAATGGGAGGCCGAGAAAAAAGACATTGTCGCGGTGATCTGCCTCGGCTGTGTGATTCAAGGCGACACCCCACACTTCGACTATGTGTGCCAAGGCGTATCCTATGGAATAATGAAGGTGAATTTGAAAACCAATAAGCCGGTTGCCTTTGGGGTTCTGACTACGCTCACCAAAAAGCAAGCCATGGAACGTGCCGGAGGAAAGTTGGGCAACAAAGGCGAAGAGGCAGCTGTCACCGTGGTAAAAATGTTGGAGACAAAGTGA
- a CDS encoding choice-of-anchor I family protein, translated as MRKTLLVLFFLTSWALSYGQLTQGSIAFVGFNADGNDNIAFVALTTINAGETIIFEDNEWNGTAWIDTNEGAFSWTSTTAVSPGTIVLIDNIGTGTITASTGTAISATTLSPSRGTNRGIGGGDETIYAYQGSSASPTFLAAIASGGFSAPNGLLTNTGLTEGVNAISFLSTDDDTDIAAYNGARNDQTSFAAYLSPINTPSNWITQDAGGDQSIDAAAPDVPFSATPFSLTGADTTPPTVTNVTLVSNTSIEVTFSESVTLASAENAANYTISGSATINSISYNDASKKVTLITSTLKDGVGYIITVSNVSDLAANLMSAAFTSSVLILNNTTPPLIITEIMYNALNIPEADALEFIEIYNNSANVVQAGGLRIKDANNFNFTLPETAIPSNGFLLLATDKVGAEAFYIGKTFLDIPVIGNVLGNGGELIQLLNSANAVVDEVNYDDIAPWPLDADERGYSLELFNLMLDNNAGQNWGVPSTLVKKLNGVDIFATPGTFTATPTPIAFASDKTNTTETGGTLSIPVNIAFSSTSAVSSQVTVVGGTAVAGTDYTFTNQTVTFPANSTTPQNISLQILDNTTASQDKYLVLQLGSVTNGSLGSIKQHIVFIKDNDRTPIIPSNALNLTYTGNFKVPESGSSAEISAFDPGSDRLFVVNSLLNKMEILNFSNPAAITRISTIDMAPYGAGLNSIAVKNGIVAVAIENAATTNGKVAFFDTNGVHLKSVDAGNLPDMVTFTPDGKFVLTANEAQPIFYTPTLSDPEGSITLVDLSSVTVPADVANITQANVTQINFNAFDGQMAALKSQGVRIFGPGSSVSQDLEPEYITVSADSKKAWVTLQENNAIAIIDLVSKTVTDIKPLGFKDHSLPENSFDASDVSGDIFFGSWKVKGMYMPDAIASYEVAGVPYVITANEGDAREYTGITDEVTFGSLNLDPTAFPDASVLKNNSALGRLAVTNKTGDTDGDGDFDEVYAFGARSFTIWNGNTGALVFDSGNQLERITAEDPTWGPFFNANNSTGTPTRKNRSDNKGPEPEGVAIAEINGKQYTFVALERIGGLVTYDVTNPSNPIFVSYNNKRSNPPVPATDDLGSEGIIYISAADSPTGNALVVLSNEVSATVSVYSIVVNPTAVLTTTPAIAIGSETASTAITLTATASAPVVGDQTLALNVFGAGVTASDYTLSSPTITILNGATTGTATLTIQNDANLEGSETFSVSLGANSAAIGLGATPKRDIFVFDNDFPTAPAPNNEIQLSLVSSYLNVGPNPGNSAEISAYDPTSKRLFIVNSLGRKMNIVDFSNPAAMSNIATIDIAPFGGINSVAVRNGIVAVAIEATNLIDAGSVLFFDKDGALLKQVTVGSMPDMLTFSPNGNLVLTADEGEPNDAYTIDPEGTVSIIDISGGIANLTQSNVSKVNFNSYDAQLAALRTQGVRIYGPNATVSKDLEPEFITFSLDGNTAYVTLQENNAIAVLDIATKAFTAIRPLGLKDHNLLKNGLDASDNPGGLANINIANLPVKGMYQPDAIAGFSVGGINYLVTANEGDSRVYPRAGSTVGAEGSIYNEEVRVGAAAYVLDPAKFPDATLLKNNSVLGRLQLTNKTGDTDGDGDFDEIHALGARSFSIWRPTATGLEQVFDSGDQFERITLANATFGSIFNASHDNNTPKNRSDNKGPEPEGVSISTLNGKIYAFIALERIGGVMVYNITDPVNPVFVQWANTRSTTTAGVGDLGSEGIFFIKAEESPTGLPLVIVSNEVSSTISVYSVGGGMVPSAAPTALTASSPVSVLPVTLNWTDNSTNETGFQILRSLNETSGFAAIGTVSANVLTFTDNTVVANATYFYRVVAFNDFGVSGFSAVSLTTKQTQTITFTTPADKTLGDPAFALSATSSSGLAVTSFTTTSDKITIAGSQVTLVKAGRAIVTANQAGNASFTAATPVERSFCIKPVKPTVKVTNVNTETPTLTSSATAGNQWFLNGNAISGATNATLSATAAGVYKVNVKVDDCTSDFSAEVTLIVTGDLPTSSSSISAYPNPVEDYLQIQGISEIQESRLMDISGKERKIILEKNLDGYRANVQDLSSGMYVLRLNGATGVYQLKFVKK; from the coding sequence ATGAGAAAAACTTTACTAGTTCTATTCTTCCTTACTTCTTGGGCGCTGAGTTATGGACAACTCACACAGGGGAGTATCGCTTTTGTCGGCTTTAACGCTGATGGCAATGATAATATTGCCTTTGTAGCATTGACCACTATTAATGCTGGGGAGACTATAATTTTTGAAGACAACGAATGGAATGGCACAGCTTGGATTGACACCAATGAGGGAGCCTTCAGTTGGACATCAACAACAGCCGTTTCGCCTGGTACCATTGTATTGATTGACAATATTGGGACGGGTACGATTACCGCTAGCACAGGTACTGCCATTAGTGCAACTACTTTGTCTCCATCGCGCGGAACAAATCGAGGAATTGGCGGAGGTGATGAAACGATATATGCTTATCAGGGCTCATCTGCAAGCCCAACTTTTCTTGCAGCGATTGCATCGGGAGGATTCAGTGCTCCAAATGGACTTCTTACAAATACCGGGCTTACGGAGGGTGTTAATGCAATTAGCTTCCTATCAACTGATGATGATACTGACATCGCTGCGTACAATGGAGCGCGCAATGACCAAACATCTTTTGCAGCTTATTTGAGTCCTATAAATACGCCCAGCAATTGGATTACTCAAGACGCAGGAGGCGATCAATCGATTGATGCCGCTGCGCCAGATGTTCCATTTAGTGCAACTCCATTTTCGTTGACTGGTGCCGACACGACACCGCCAACCGTGACGAACGTCACCTTAGTCAGCAATACCTCAATTGAAGTAACTTTTAGCGAGTCGGTTACTTTAGCAAGTGCCGAGAACGCTGCGAACTATACCATTAGTGGAAGCGCAACCATCAATTCAATTTCTTACAATGATGCTTCAAAAAAAGTAACATTGATTACGTCAACCTTAAAAGACGGTGTGGGCTACATCATTACCGTGAGCAACGTTTCTGACCTTGCTGCCAATTTGATGAGCGCAGCCTTTACTAGTTCGGTATTGATCCTCAACAACACCACACCTCCATTGATCATTACCGAGATCATGTACAATGCCTTGAACATACCAGAAGCAGATGCCCTCGAGTTTATAGAAATCTATAACAATAGCGCAAACGTTGTTCAGGCGGGTGGTTTGCGAATAAAAGATGCCAACAATTTTAACTTCACTCTTCCCGAGACTGCGATACCTTCGAATGGCTTCCTTCTTTTGGCCACCGATAAGGTAGGCGCAGAAGCGTTTTATATAGGCAAGACTTTTCTTGATATACCCGTCATAGGAAATGTGTTGGGTAATGGTGGCGAGTTGATTCAGTTATTGAATAGTGCAAATGCCGTAGTAGATGAAGTAAACTACGATGACATAGCACCTTGGCCCTTGGATGCCGATGAGCGAGGATACTCACTTGAATTGTTCAACTTAATGTTGGATAACAACGCTGGGCAAAACTGGGGCGTTCCATCTACTCTTGTCAAAAAGCTTAACGGGGTAGATATTTTTGCTACACCAGGAACATTTACGGCAACGCCAACTCCTATCGCATTTGCGTCCGATAAGACAAACACCACAGAAACCGGAGGAACATTGTCAATCCCAGTTAATATTGCTTTCAGCAGCACGAGTGCGGTTTCAAGTCAAGTGACAGTGGTTGGTGGTACCGCTGTGGCAGGAACGGACTACACGTTCACGAACCAGACCGTTACTTTTCCTGCAAATTCAACAACTCCGCAAAACATCTCTCTTCAAATCTTAGACAATACAACTGCGAGCCAGGATAAGTATTTGGTACTTCAATTAGGTTCTGTTACCAATGGAAGTTTAGGGTCGATTAAGCAACATATCGTTTTCATCAAAGACAATGACAGAACTCCAATCATACCTAGCAATGCGTTGAATCTAACTTACACGGGTAATTTTAAAGTGCCTGAATCAGGTAGTTCAGCTGAAATATCTGCTTTCGATCCAGGAAGCGATCGGCTTTTTGTGGTGAACTCGCTATTGAACAAAATGGAGATTCTCAATTTCTCCAATCCTGCAGCAATTACTCGTATCTCCACCATCGACATGGCTCCTTATGGCGCGGGCCTTAACAGCATCGCGGTAAAGAATGGAATTGTTGCGGTGGCGATAGAAAATGCAGCTACTACTAATGGAAAAGTAGCTTTCTTTGATACCAATGGTGTTCATTTAAAATCTGTAGATGCAGGGAATCTTCCTGATATGGTGACCTTTACGCCAGATGGAAAATTTGTACTGACAGCCAATGAAGCTCAACCTATTTTTTATACTCCCACACTGAGCGACCCTGAAGGTTCGATTACATTAGTGGACTTATCTAGTGTAACTGTTCCGGCAGATGTAGCCAACATTACGCAGGCAAATGTTACTCAGATCAACTTCAATGCGTTTGACGGTCAGATGGCAGCACTCAAGAGTCAGGGAGTACGCATCTTTGGCCCAGGATCTTCTGTATCTCAAGATTTGGAGCCGGAGTACATTACCGTTTCTGCGGATTCCAAAAAAGCATGGGTAACGCTTCAAGAAAATAATGCCATTGCTATTATTGACTTGGTATCTAAAACGGTCACGGACATCAAGCCGCTGGGCTTCAAGGATCACTCTTTACCTGAAAACTCTTTTGATGCGTCAGATGTGTCGGGTGACATATTTTTTGGTTCGTGGAAAGTAAAAGGCATGTATATGCCGGATGCCATTGCTTCTTATGAAGTAGCCGGAGTGCCATATGTGATTACTGCGAACGAAGGCGATGCCCGCGAGTACACAGGCATTACAGATGAGGTGACCTTTGGCTCACTTAATTTAGATCCAACAGCTTTTCCGGATGCATCAGTTTTGAAAAATAATTCTGCACTCGGACGACTTGCAGTAACCAATAAAACTGGTGACACCGATGGCGATGGCGATTTCGATGAAGTATATGCATTTGGTGCGCGCTCGTTTACCATTTGGAATGGCAACACCGGTGCGCTTGTATTCGATAGCGGAAACCAACTGGAACGTATTACCGCTGAAGACCCAACATGGGGTCCTTTTTTCAATGCCAACAATAGCACGGGCACACCGACTAGGAAAAACCGCAGCGATAATAAAGGCCCAGAGCCCGAGGGTGTAGCCATTGCAGAGATTAATGGTAAACAGTATACCTTTGTAGCATTGGAGCGTATCGGTGGCTTAGTTACCTATGATGTAACAAATCCATCGAACCCTATTTTTGTTTCCTACAACAACAAGCGATCCAACCCTCCTGTACCCGCTACTGATGACTTAGGCTCGGAAGGTATCATTTATATTTCAGCTGCCGATAGTCCAACTGGTAATGCATTGGTCGTACTTTCTAATGAGGTAAGTGCTACAGTTTCTGTTTACTCTATTGTCGTTAATCCCACAGCTGTCCTCACTACCACTCCCGCAATAGCAATAGGAAGCGAAACCGCCTCGACAGCTATTACATTGACAGCCACGGCATCAGCTCCTGTGGTTGGAGACCAAACTCTAGCATTGAATGTATTTGGAGCTGGCGTTACAGCTTCGGATTATACATTAAGCAGCCCTACAATAACGATCCTTAACGGTGCCACAACCGGTACCGCTACGCTTACGATACAAAATGACGCTAACCTAGAAGGTTCTGAAACATTCTCGGTTTCGCTGGGCGCCAATTCTGCTGCGATAGGTCTCGGAGCGACTCCGAAGAGAGATATCTTTGTCTTCGACAATGACTTCCCAACCGCTCCGGCTCCCAATAATGAGATTCAATTGAGTTTGGTATCTAGTTATTTGAATGTCGGCCCCAACCCTGGAAATTCCGCTGAAATCTCTGCATATGATCCAACTTCAAAAAGACTGTTCATTGTCAATTCCTTGGGCAGAAAAATGAATATTGTTGACTTTAGTAATCCTGCCGCGATGTCGAACATCGCGACTATCGATATCGCGCCATTCGGAGGGATTAATAGTGTTGCTGTTCGAAACGGAATTGTGGCAGTTGCCATCGAAGCAACCAATCTTATAGACGCGGGGAGTGTCTTGTTTTTCGACAAAGATGGTGCTTTGTTGAAGCAAGTTACAGTTGGTTCTATGCCCGACATGCTTACGTTTAGCCCTAACGGTAACTTGGTGCTTACTGCCGATGAAGGCGAGCCTAACGATGCATACACCATCGATCCGGAAGGAACCGTCAGCATCATTGATATTTCAGGTGGCATTGCCAATCTTACGCAATCAAACGTCAGCAAAGTTAACTTCAACTCATATGATGCCCAGTTGGCCGCGCTACGAACGCAAGGTGTGCGAATTTATGGGCCTAATGCTACCGTATCTAAAGACTTAGAGCCGGAGTTTATCACGTTTTCTTTAGACGGAAATACGGCTTACGTGACGCTTCAGGAAAATAATGCGATTGCAGTGCTGGATATAGCCACGAAAGCATTTACTGCTATTAGGCCATTGGGTTTAAAGGATCACAATCTTTTGAAAAATGGATTGGATGCTTCTGATAATCCTGGAGGCTTGGCGAATATCAATATTGCTAATTTGCCTGTTAAAGGAATGTACCAACCCGATGCAATTGCAGGATTTAGCGTTGGGGGAATCAATTACCTGGTGACGGCAAATGAAGGCGATTCAAGAGTTTATCCAAGAGCTGGATCAACTGTAGGAGCAGAGGGAAGCATCTATAATGAAGAAGTTCGGGTTGGAGCCGCTGCTTATGTTCTGGATCCGGCTAAGTTTCCAGATGCTACACTTCTTAAAAATAATTCAGTGCTCGGTCGGCTTCAGCTAACGAATAAAACAGGTGACACGGATGGCGATGGAGACTTCGATGAGATTCATGCCTTGGGAGCGCGCTCTTTTTCTATTTGGCGGCCAACCGCTACGGGTTTAGAGCAAGTCTTTGATAGTGGCGACCAGTTTGAAAGGATAACACTCGCCAACGCAACCTTTGGAAGTATCTTCAATGCCAGCCACGATAATAACACTCCAAAAAACCGTAGCGATAACAAAGGTCCAGAGCCTGAAGGCGTTTCTATTTCAACGTTGAATGGAAAAATATATGCATTCATTGCGTTAGAGCGGATTGGTGGAGTGATGGTCTATAATATAACGGACCCTGTTAATCCCGTTTTTGTGCAGTGGGCGAATACTCGCAGCACTACCACCGCTGGAGTTGGCGATCTTGGATCTGAAGGTATTTTCTTTATCAAGGCAGAAGAGAGTCCAACGGGACTTCCCCTAGTAATTGTATCCAACGAAGTGAGTAGCACGATCTCTGTTTATTCGGTCGGAGGAGGAATGGTTCCTTCAGCAGCACCTACCGCTTTAACGGCTTCTTCTCCTGTAAGTGTGCTTCCGGTTACACTTAACTGGACGGACAATTCAACCAATGAAACAGGATTTCAAATTCTGAGGTCATTAAATGAAACGAGTGGCTTTGCAGCGATAGGCACGGTTTCAGCAAACGTGTTAACATTCACAGACAATACGGTCGTTGCAAATGCTACCTATTTTTATAGAGTCGTTGCATTTAACGACTTTGGGGTGTCCGGATTTAGCGCAGTCTCTCTCACGACCAAGCAAACCCAAACGATCACTTTCACCACACCCGCTGACAAAACGTTAGGAGATCCTGCTTTTGCGCTATCTGCAACTTCTTCGTCAGGATTGGCAGTAACTTCATTTACAACCACTTCAGATAAGATCACCATCGCGGGAAGCCAGGTAACCTTGGTAAAGGCGGGCCGCGCCATCGTTACCGCCAATCAGGCAGGTAATGCCTCCTTTACAGCGGCAACACCCGTTGAACGTAGCTTCTGCATCAAGCCTGTTAAGCCAACTGTTAAAGTAACTAATGTCAATACTGAAACACCCACCTTAACTTCCAGTGCTACGGCCGGTAATCAATGGTTCCTGAATGGAAATGCAATCTCAGGTGCAACTAATGCAACGCTAAGTGCTACGGCAGCCGGGGTTTACAAAGTAAATGTAAAAGTGGATGATTGTACCAGTGATTTTTCAGCTGAAGTTACCCTTATTGTGACGGGAGACCTACCAACGAGCTCATCCTCAATATCCGCCTATCCAAACCCGGTAGAAGACTATCTGCAAATTCAAGGGATTTCTGAAATCCAAGAATCTCGCCTGATGGACATCTCTGGTAAGGAAAGAAAAATCATTCTTGAAAAGAATTTAGACGGTTACAGAGCAAATGTGCAAGATCTGTCAAGCGGAATGTATGTGCTTCGTTTGAATGGGGCAACAGGGGTGTATCAGTTGAAGTTTGTTAAAAAATAA